The genomic interval GTGTTTGGCacaccttcatttttcttgtaactCGGGGTTATCTCTGGCATACCTGCgatatgtatttatatgaatactttgcaaaaaaaaagaagaagccTATGAGATAAGCACCTAAATGCTCGCTCAGGGATGTGTCATACGTCACAGTCAGGAAAACGTTTCCATAATGACCAGTTTTAGTTCTCAACTGCAGTTTGCTTCTGCAATCCTAGCAAAGGTTGAGAAATAACTGGATGCAAACTTCCAAGAGAGAATGAGACAGAAAGGCGCTGACTGAAGCTTTTTATGCACATGAAAAGCTTTCACATGTCTATGTCTCCAACCTGATAAAGTGTTAGATTTTCAGGAAATATATTAGTTCAGTAATTTGTTTACTTAACTAATTTCTTCATAGTGCACCATATCTGACCATGACTGTAAATAGCTGCAGTCAACTGACAATCCgattaaaaaagaacattctgCTAAAACCTGCCAGCTGGTCACGTTCATCCTGCTGCAATAGCTCTGTGCTCTCTGACCACAATAAAATGAATGGCTTTATAGTGTTGGAAAGCATTTTTGTCGTTCCTCAGTATCACTGTGGATTTATCTCACAAGGAATGAAGGGTGAGATAAAAAGGCATCCAACAGCACTTCGGCTTCTGAATTGAACAGCCAGCAAAATGATACGCAGCTGGCATGGAAGAATGGCCATTTAAGGTTAGTTTGAAATGCagactgaaggggaaaaaaaagaaaaaaaaaaaaagaagcaagtaaTCCAGTAAGTATAAACAGTAGAAACAGAAACTGAGCAAGTGATTCTTTGTTTTGGGCCAGTATACCCACCACCAGTTGCTGTATGTTGCTTTGGGAAACACGAAACTGGCACCAAAACACTCCAAACAACACaaaccccccacccccttcctaGACTGATGGCTCTCCTTGAAATGTCCCTCAAATCTCTTTCCGTACTGTGGCTCGGATGCTGCTGAACATTTTGCCTATGGCCTCAAAGAGTGGGTCGCAGAACGTGTGGATGCAGATCGAATAGACGCGGCTAATGCACTGGATCTCAATCAGGTAGCTCCTTATGCACGGCACCACCGCCCAGATGTGCAGGAACGACAAAATGGCAAAGTAGATGCCCCAGATGAGAGCCATAGGAATGCCAAAGATTGCTGACAGTAAACGATAAAACCAGTATTTCGTTACAGTGAAGGTGGTAAAACTGGCCTTCCAAATCCCATCAAAGCTGTGTGTTCCCTCTGGCTCAGCAATCACATCTTCAAAATCAATCTGCAGCAAAGAACACAAAGTCAGGTGAGTCAGACGTTTGCATCAAGGGTGGATTCCAGAAACACCTTTCCTGCAGAGCAATGGTCCCCTGTAACAAAACACCGAAGCACATACTTCCTACACCCCAACGTGATTCAACCCATTTTAACACATCATTTAAGGCATGAATCTTCAGTAACTATCTTCTTCCAGTGACTACCAGGGAGCCTCAATGATTAGCTCAAAATTAGACATCTAACTTCTACATGGAGGTATCCacaaaactgaatatattttcCTCACCTCCTACAGCCCTAAGGGTATGCAGTGCCCTTAGAGTCTACGTAAAGGACGAACCAGGTGAACAGAATCATCATGCTTTCATTGCCTAACTTAACTGTTTCACGTCTTTATGAATGGAATAAATGCAGTCACTACTTTGAGTTTTTACACGCCTCAAGCATGTAtcaataaaatgtgttttatttgtccAAATGTTCCCATCTTTCCATGTATATCATTGCTGAATTTCGACAGTGAATAAATGGTGAGGCTAGCTATTTGAATATATACTTAGAAACAGGCATATATACTTCTTAgtagactgaaaaataaaatgctggatTTAGATCTGCATCAGGTGGAGCTCCTCCATAGTCTGAAAGGGGTAGGGagctctttcattttattaaacataaGGAGGCTCTTCACATTAGAGCCGTTTTGTTCTAGCCTATCCTGTTTATGTGATAACACTCTGGTCATGAAAGACATGGCCAGGCTAACATATTAATATTTAGAAGGAACACACTCTTCCACATATTTCATACTTTTGATTATTCATAAATAGTTCAAAAAGTCACCTAAGGAAGCAGTGCATTCCAACAGGCATATTTTACCGCTCTCTGTTGAAATACTGAGCTATTCAGGAAGCTTAATTGTCATAACATTTCTGTTAGAAAATTAACAGAATTGCACTGATGGTTCAGCTCCATGTCACACAAACATGTGTTTGATATAACCCACAATACAGGATATTTAATTTAGTTAGCGCAACCAATTGTATAGGTACTGCATTCCGCAGGAAAAAGAATATCACAACACTATTCCTCTGCAAGAAACTAAATGACCTTTTAAatcagatgaaagaaaaaaagaaattgcattctTGGGACTGGATCCCAAAATGAGATGATAATGCTGCTGGAAGTGAAGATGTAGAGGAGCAGGGTAAGGATGATATGGGCCAGTGGCCTCAGAAACTCGGGCAACAGTACCTTAGCATGCTGGGGGAAGGTGAATATCCATACACTCAGTGTAAGTATTGCTTATACTGTAGGAAAAGGCTCACAATCACTTCTTTTAATCTAATTTAATCTAAAATATACATAATAATTGAAAGaactcctccctctctcctgttGAATCTTCAATCACCTCCAAACAGAAGTTAAccaacaaagggaaaaatactatAAAACCCCTGGACTTTCCagtttcttaaacaaaaaaggtAATTCCAAAGCAAAACTGCAAGGTCTAGATGCAATTTGTTGGAAGGGCTTGAAACTCCTTGGGAGAAAATTTCTGGATCAGCTGTGATATCAAGTATCTTGAATGCCTAACATCAAGCTGGCTTAATTCAACATATTACCAGGCCTAAACATCACTCTCTGCCAGTGCTTCTCTCTAGACATCATATAATGCAAACTATAAACCTTCTCTTTATTTGCTACTCTGAACTAGGCTCTGGTGATCTGAAAGTAATCTGTGGTTCTTTGAGATGGGaattcatcatcatcataatcaTCATCACCACACCTAAAGGTAGCATTTGGGTTGAAATTCTGTCTCCACAGAATCCAATGGCAGACTGCATTGGCGCAGTCCCCGAGAAACACACATCAGTGCTGCACACTTGTCTGTAAAGGCGTGCAGAGACAAAAGTCTGTCTGGACCTTCTGAAACTGAAcagcataattttaaataatagctacaaaaggagaaaatgaaaagagagtTTGAATCACGGTTCTCTTCTGCAATAGTTCTACAGGTATGCAATAACCTCTGCTTCTGTAGGTCATACACATGAATTTTTGGTACAAATCTTAGAAAACAGTTTCCTTGAAATCAGTGTCTCAAGACAGCATAGAAAGTACACTACATTCACCGCTGAGTGAAGACAGGAAATTGGAAATTATTTGGGCTCTGTAATTTCAGTGGGTGCAAGACTGAAGCCCTGGTGGAAATAACTCTAATTCTGGGAAAGGCATCACAGGCAACAATATGCTCTCTATTTTCATTGTGGGGTTATTTGATATAAAAGTTCATGTTTGGGGACTAAACAACTGACAAAAAATTAGCTTTATGCAGTACATTGGCCATAAAATAATTACACGAATCAGTCATTAAAAGTTACCTGCAGTCTAGTAAGACAGAGCAAGGAACTTCCCTGGATGTATTGTGTGATCTTTTTACTAAATGAAATAATCAGATGTCATTGTATCAATCACGGGATTTTAGGACTGCatcatgaaagaaagaagaaaaggttgtAGATGCATACATGGAGAAGTCAATAAGATCTACAGATGATGGCATCTAATTGTCTTATGTctattcccccccccgccccaaagATGACTTCAAGGTCTGTATATCATTCACTGAAATCAATCTCATTCAACTGAGTACACATGTTGGAAAAATGTATGCCTAAGCA from Aquila chrysaetos chrysaetos chromosome 5, bAquChr1.4, whole genome shotgun sequence carries:
- the CAV1 gene encoding caveolin-1 — its product is MSGTKYVDSEGFLYTAPIREQGNIYKPNNKMMADELSEKAVRDVHTKEIDLVNRDPKHLNDDVVKIDFEDVIAEPEGTHSFDGIWKASFTTFTVTKYWFYRLLSAIFGIPMALIWGIYFAILSFLHIWAVVPCIRSYLIEIQCISRVYSICIHTFCDPLFEAIGKMFSSIRATVRKEI